From a region of the Verrucomicrobiia bacterium genome:
- a CDS encoding type II toxin-antitoxin system RelE/ParE family toxin, which produces MDFKVFLSTEALSDLELIVAYIAPQNPAAAERVGGRLLDAAFSLRRMPDRGRVVPEFARPDLRELIVR; this is translated from the coding sequence ATGGATTTCAAAGTATTCCTCTCAACCGAAGCGCTGAGCGACTTGGAGTTGATTGTCGCCTATATCGCGCCTCAAAACCCGGCGGCGGCGGAACGCGTGGGCGGCCGACTACTGGATGCCGCGTTTTCTCTCCGCAGGATGCCGGACCGCGGTCGCGTCGTCCCAGAATTTGCCAGACCTGACCTGCGAGAACTGATCGTTCGCTAA
- the cas4 gene encoding CRISPR-associated protein Cas4 → MTDSLPLSLLNDFLYCPRRAALKVVEGWRSGNEHTARGDIVHEHADLPGHEVAKGVTLLRAVPVWSERRALLGKCDIVERRPDGSLFPVEFKLGKRRQWENDDAQVCAQALCLEEMFDVAIPAGAIFHADSKRRREVPFTPELRQKTENAIAALHAMAAQLSVPAPEFCDACEECSLFQICLPKASSRDSRASQLSRQLFKT, encoded by the coding sequence ATGACCGACTCCCTTCCCCTCTCGCTCCTCAACGACTTCCTCTATTGCCCGCGCCGGGCCGCGTTGAAGGTCGTCGAAGGCTGGCGATCCGGCAACGAGCACACCGCCCGCGGCGATATCGTCCACGAACACGCTGATCTCCCCGGCCATGAAGTTGCCAAAGGCGTGACACTGTTGCGCGCTGTTCCTGTCTGGTCCGAACGCCGCGCTCTCCTGGGCAAATGCGACATCGTCGAGCGACGTCCGGACGGCAGCCTTTTCCCCGTCGAGTTCAAGCTCGGCAAACGCCGCCAATGGGAGAACGATGACGCCCAGGTGTGCGCGCAGGCGCTTTGTCTGGAGGAGATGTTCGATGTCGCCATCCCGGCGGGCGCGATCTTCCATGCCGACAGCAAACGCAGGCGCGAAGTTCCGTTCACGCCAGAGTTGCGGCAAAAAACGGAGAACGCCATCGCAGCCTTGCATGCCATGGCCGCGCAACTTTCAGTGCCGGCCCCTGAATTCTGCGACGCGTGCGAAGAATGCTCGCTATTCCAGATTTGCCTCCCGAAAGCCAGCAGTCGTGACAGCCGCGCCTCGCAATTGAGCCGCCAACTCTTCAAAACCTGA